A portion of the Streptomyces sp. NBC_01335 genome contains these proteins:
- a CDS encoding SH3 domain-containing protein: MAVEENTTEATAPSNEAASASAVDTLQEPVPVVPETAKTLPVEPAAGIAALSYEAPRYPIAPGYRVYVRSGPGTNYGALRLLPYGTTVAVYCQKEGERVSGPYGSSNLWDCISAGEYVSDAYVHTGSDGWIASRCA, translated from the coding sequence ATGGCCGTCGAAGAGAACACCACCGAAGCAACCGCCCCATCGAACGAAGCCGCGTCCGCGAGCGCGGTGGACACGCTCCAGGAGCCGGTACCGGTCGTACCGGAGACGGCGAAGACCCTGCCCGTCGAACCGGCGGCCGGTATCGCGGCGCTCTCGTACGAAGCCCCCCGCTACCCGATCGCGCCGGGGTACCGGGTCTACGTCCGCTCCGGACCGGGCACGAACTACGGCGCGCTGCGGCTGCTGCCGTACGGGACGACCGTGGCGGTCTACTGCCAGAAGGAGGGCGAGCGGGTCAGCGGCCCGTACGGCTCCTCGAACCTCTGGGACTGCATCTCGGCCGGCGAGTACGTCTCCGACGCGTACGTGCACACCGGCAGCGACGGCTGGATCGCCAGCCGCTGCGCCTGA
- a CDS encoding class I SAM-dependent methyltransferase, whose product MPTTPPATPSPAPASVRALSFGASAALYAAARPGYPPEVFAALEEATGRALATLSAVDVGAGTGIATRELVGRGARVTAVEPGAGMAAELRRALPEVPVVRGDGNRLPFADGSADLVTYAQSWHWTDQARSWPEAVRVLRPGGVLALWWNVADHRAPWVAEQDVRIRRHLGADHGVHATPAPGTPSRAVGLPEEGPVGRLLPWSRRVSLRTHLDNLASHSAFLVRGEEHAEADRRFFAEENARLLELFPDGTVEERYVVDLTTVTV is encoded by the coding sequence ATGCCGACCACACCGCCCGCCACCCCGTCACCCGCTCCCGCGTCGGTCCGCGCTCTCTCGTTCGGCGCGTCCGCCGCGCTCTACGCCGCCGCCCGGCCCGGCTACCCGCCGGAGGTGTTCGCGGCCCTGGAGGAGGCGACCGGACGCGCCCTCGCCACGCTGAGCGCGGTCGACGTGGGTGCGGGCACCGGCATCGCCACCCGTGAACTCGTCGGGCGCGGCGCCCGCGTCACCGCCGTCGAGCCGGGCGCCGGAATGGCCGCCGAACTGCGCCGGGCCCTGCCCGAGGTGCCGGTGGTGCGCGGCGACGGCAACCGGCTCCCGTTCGCCGACGGCTCCGCCGACCTCGTCACGTACGCCCAGTCCTGGCACTGGACCGACCAGGCCCGCTCCTGGCCGGAAGCCGTCCGCGTACTGCGCCCCGGCGGGGTCCTCGCCCTCTGGTGGAACGTCGCCGACCACCGGGCCCCCTGGGTCGCCGAACAGGACGTACGCATCCGCCGCCACCTGGGCGCGGACCACGGCGTGCACGCCACCCCCGCCCCGGGCACCCCGTCCCGCGCCGTCGGCCTGCCCGAGGAGGGGCCCGTCGGCCGCCTGCTGCCCTGGTCCCGCCGGGTGAGTCTCCGTACCCACCTGGACAACCTCGCCAGCCACTCCGCGTTCCTGGTGCGGGGCGAGGAGCACGCCGAGGCCGACCGCCGGTTCTTCGCGGAGGAGAACGCCCGCCTGCTGGAGCTCTTCCCCGACGGCACGGTCGAGGAGCGGTACGTCGTCGACCTGACGACCGTCACGGTCTGA
- a CDS encoding ABC transporter ATP-binding protein, which yields MMNNQRTAGPAPAPPPPGPPAPAAVRAEGLTVVRGDRTVLRGLGFTVEPGRITGLLGPSGCGKSTLMRAVVGTQAQVTGALHVLGAPAGHPGLRSRVGYVTQAPSVYTDLTVRQNLEYFAAVLLPGRAHRSTRRAAVARAIDDVDLAGHADALAGRLSGGQRSRVSLAVALLGQPELLVLDEPTVGLDPVLRRDLWNLFHALAADRGTTILVSSHVMDEAERCHRLLLMREGALLATGTPEELRTRTASTTVEEAFLRLVDEASARPEETAAHPEEAAR from the coding sequence ATGATGAATAATCAGCGCACCGCCGGCCCCGCCCCCGCGCCACCACCCCCCGGGCCCCCGGCGCCCGCGGCCGTCCGCGCCGAGGGCCTCACGGTCGTACGCGGCGACCGCACCGTGCTGCGCGGCCTCGGCTTCACCGTCGAACCCGGCAGGATCACCGGCCTCCTCGGCCCCTCCGGCTGCGGCAAGAGCACTCTGATGCGCGCCGTCGTCGGCACCCAGGCCCAGGTCACCGGCGCACTCCACGTCCTCGGCGCCCCCGCCGGACACCCCGGCCTCCGCTCGCGCGTCGGGTACGTCACCCAGGCCCCGTCCGTCTACACCGACCTCACGGTCCGCCAGAACCTGGAGTACTTCGCGGCCGTACTCCTCCCCGGCCGCGCCCACCGCTCCACCCGCCGCGCCGCCGTCGCCCGCGCCATCGACGACGTGGACCTCGCCGGCCACGCCGACGCCCTGGCCGGCCGCCTCTCCGGCGGGCAGCGCAGCCGCGTCTCCCTCGCCGTCGCCCTGCTCGGGCAGCCCGAACTCCTCGTCCTGGACGAACCGACCGTCGGCCTCGACCCCGTCCTCCGCCGCGACCTGTGGAACCTCTTCCACGCCCTCGCCGCCGACCGGGGCACCACGATCCTGGTCTCCTCCCACGTCATGGACGAGGCCGAGCGCTGCCACCGGCTGCTCCTGATGCGCGAGGGCGCCCTCCTCGCCACCGGGACCCCGGAAGAGCTGCGTACCCGTACCGCGAGCACCACCGTGGAGGAAGCCTTCCTCCGCCTCGTCGACGAGGCGTCCGCCCGGCCCGAGGAGACCGCTGCCCACCCCGAGGAGGCCGCGCGATGA
- a CDS encoding ABC transporter permease, which translates to MSTDTLPAATPAPSPARLLTPARTLATAGRVLRQLRHDPRTIALLLVIPVVMIVLLRYVFDGSPETFDSIGASLLGIFPLITMFLVTSIATLRERTSGTLERLLAQPLGKGDLIAGYALAFGAIAVVQTLLATAVSVWLLGLDVVGSPWLLMLVALLDALLGTALGLFVSAFAASEFQAVQFMPAVIFPQLLLCGLFTPRDRMQPVLEAISNVLPMSYAVDGMNQVLHHPDVTGDFVRDVVVVAGCALLVLGLGAATLRRRTA; encoded by the coding sequence ATGAGCACCGACACCCTTCCCGCCGCCACCCCCGCGCCCTCACCGGCCCGGCTCCTCACCCCGGCCCGCACACTCGCCACCGCGGGCCGCGTCCTGCGCCAGCTCCGCCACGACCCCCGCACCATCGCGCTGCTGCTGGTGATCCCCGTCGTGATGATCGTCCTGCTGCGGTACGTCTTCGACGGCAGCCCGGAGACCTTCGACTCCATCGGCGCCTCGCTGCTCGGGATCTTCCCGCTCATCACGATGTTCCTGGTGACCTCGATCGCCACCCTGCGCGAACGCACCTCCGGAACCCTGGAACGCCTCCTCGCCCAGCCCCTCGGCAAGGGCGACCTGATCGCCGGCTACGCGCTGGCCTTCGGGGCGATCGCCGTCGTCCAGACCCTGCTGGCCACCGCCGTCTCCGTCTGGCTGCTGGGCCTCGACGTCGTCGGCTCGCCCTGGCTGCTGATGCTGGTGGCGCTGCTCGACGCCCTGCTCGGTACGGCACTCGGCCTCTTCGTCTCGGCGTTCGCGGCCTCCGAGTTCCAGGCCGTCCAGTTCATGCCGGCGGTGATCTTCCCGCAGCTCCTGCTCTGCGGCCTCTTCACCCCGCGCGACCGGATGCAGCCCGTCCTGGAGGCGATCTCGAACGTCCTGCCCATGTCGTACGCCGTGGACGGCATGAACCAGGTGCTCCACCACCCCGACGTCACCGGCGACTTCGTCCGGGACGTCGTCGTGGTCGCGGGCTGCGCCCTGCTGGTCCTCGGCCTGGGAGCGGCCACTCTCCGCCGCCGTACCGCCTGA
- the proC gene encoding pyrroline-5-carboxylate reductase encodes MTQTVAVLGTGKIGEALLSGMIRAGWRPANLLVTTRRPERAEELRNRYGVESVGNAEAAKSADILILAAKPQDMGTLLDELAPHLTADRLVISAAAGITTAFIEDRLASGTPVVRVMPNTPVLVDEGMSVLSAGSHATGDHLATTEEIFGGVGKTLRVPESQQDAATALSGSGPAYFYFLVEAMTDAGILLGLPRAQAHDLIVQAAIGAAVMLRDSGEHPVKLREAVTSPAGTTISAIRELENHGVRAALIAALEAARDRSRELASGQG; translated from the coding sequence ATGACCCAGACAGTCGCAGTCCTCGGCACCGGCAAGATCGGCGAGGCGCTCCTCAGCGGAATGATCCGGGCCGGCTGGCGCCCGGCGAACCTGCTGGTCACCACCCGCCGCCCCGAGCGCGCCGAGGAACTGCGGAACCGGTACGGAGTCGAGTCGGTCGGCAACGCGGAAGCGGCCAAGAGCGCGGACATCCTCATCCTCGCGGCGAAGCCCCAGGACATGGGCACCCTGCTGGACGAGCTCGCCCCGCACCTCACCGCGGACCGCCTCGTCATCAGCGCCGCCGCCGGCATCACCACGGCGTTCATCGAGGACCGGCTGGCGTCCGGCACTCCGGTGGTCCGGGTCATGCCGAACACCCCCGTGCTCGTGGACGAGGGGATGTCCGTCCTCTCCGCCGGCAGCCACGCGACGGGCGACCACCTCGCCACCACCGAGGAGATCTTCGGCGGGGTCGGCAAGACGCTCCGGGTCCCCGAGTCCCAGCAGGACGCGGCCACCGCCCTCTCCGGCTCGGGCCCGGCGTACTTCTACTTCCTGGTCGAGGCCATGACCGACGCCGGAATCCTCCTCGGCCTCCCGCGCGCCCAGGCCCACGACCTGATCGTGCAGGCGGCGATCGGCGCCGCGGTGATGCTCCGCGACAGCGGCGAACACCCGGTGAAGCTCCGCGAGGCCGTGACCAGCCCCGCCGGCACCACCATCAGCGCCATCCGCGAGCTGGAGAACCACGGGGTGCGCGCCGCCCTGATCGCCGCCCTCGAAGCGGCCCGCGACCGCAGCCGCGAGCTCGCCTCCGGCCAGGGCTGA